A genomic region of Thermodesulfobium narugense DSM 14796 contains the following coding sequences:
- the tcuA gene encoding FAD-dependent tricarballylate dehydrogenase TcuA has product MDFDVIVVGGGNAGLCAAMSAKENGAKVLLLERSPIFYRGGNSRHTRDIRYAHDKPNRYTLGSYTAENFYNDLLDVTKGETNKELARFFVEKSQDIILWMQNHGCKFQPTIKGALHLSNSVAFFSGGGKSLVNNYYQYCKKIGVKIIYNAFVVDLKFKNEKFYSVVVNYKHSLHEITAKSVVLACGGFQSNMEQLKKIWGDKAKNIIIRGTPYDEGNIFKVLIENDAMPIGDPKNAHMLALDARAPKFDGGIVTRLDCIPFGIVVNKNSERFYDEGEDIWPKRYAIWGHILINQPDQIGYAIFDSKVLNLFMPSAFPAFSAHSLEELSRKLGLNSYKLIETIANYNNHLSLGKFDPSILDDCKTINLEPPKSHWALPIDNPPFYAYPLKPGITFTYFSVKVNKNAQVLKTNGEPFENVFAAGEIMSGNILSKGYMAGTGLTIGTVFGITAGREAANVR; this is encoded by the coding sequence ATGGATTTCGACGTTATAGTTGTAGGAGGCGGAAATGCAGGCCTTTGCGCTGCAATGAGCGCAAAAGAAAACGGCGCAAAGGTTTTATTATTAGAAAGATCCCCAATATTTTATAGAGGAGGAAATAGCCGCCATACAAGAGATATAAGATATGCACACGATAAACCTAATAGATACACTCTTGGTTCATATACAGCAGAGAATTTTTATAATGATTTGCTCGATGTAACAAAGGGCGAAACAAACAAAGAATTAGCAAGATTTTTTGTAGAAAAATCTCAAGATATTATTCTCTGGATGCAAAATCACGGATGCAAATTCCAACCAACAATAAAAGGCGCACTTCATTTATCAAACAGCGTTGCATTCTTTAGTGGTGGGGGGAAATCGCTTGTCAATAATTATTATCAATATTGTAAAAAAATAGGTGTAAAAATTATCTACAATGCATTTGTAGTCGATTTGAAGTTTAAAAACGAAAAATTCTATTCTGTTGTGGTTAACTACAAACATAGCCTTCATGAAATTACCGCAAAGAGCGTGGTGCTTGCATGTGGCGGATTTCAGAGTAATATGGAACAACTAAAAAAAATTTGGGGAGACAAAGCAAAAAATATAATAATTAGAGGCACACCATATGATGAGGGAAATATTTTCAAAGTTTTAATAGAAAACGATGCAATGCCCATTGGAGATCCAAAAAATGCTCATATGTTAGCATTGGACGCAAGAGCACCCAAATTTGATGGTGGTATAGTAACCAGGTTAGACTGTATACCCTTTGGTATAGTTGTAAATAAAAATTCTGAAAGGTTCTACGATGAAGGAGAAGACATTTGGCCAAAAAGATATGCAATTTGGGGACATATATTAATTAACCAACCTGATCAGATTGGATATGCAATTTTTGATTCTAAAGTATTAAATCTTTTTATGCCTTCCGCTTTTCCTGCATTTAGTGCCCACTCTCTAGAAGAACTTTCTAGAAAACTAGGTCTTAATTCATACAAATTAATAGAAACTATAGCAAATTATAATAATCATTTATCATTAGGAAAATTCGATCCATCTATTTTGGATGATTGCAAAACTATTAATTTAGAGCCACCCAAGAGCCATTGGGCACTTCCAATTGATAATCCACCATTTTATGCATATCCATTAAAACCTGGCATTACCTTTACCTATTTTTCTGTTAAAGTGAACAAAAACGCACAGGTTTTGAAAACTAACGGCGAGCCTTTTGAAAACGTTTTTGCTGCAGGAGAAATTATGTCTGGAAATATATTGAGCAAGGGATATATGGCAGGAACAGGTTTGACTATTGGTACTGTTTTTGGTATTACAGCTGGGAGAGAGGCTGCAAATGTTCGATAA
- a CDS encoding helix-turn-helix transcriptional regulator: MSIDERKVIFDNLINIADSICEMFGKNCEVAVHDLRTPERSLIHIAGDITHRQTGAPITDLVLKVLKKSKDKAKDMVGYKSVTKDGRILRSTTSFIRDKKGKIIGAFCVNFDVTEFIGTYNVFKDLLEKGSEYDKNETFAKNLNETIETLTQEAILFFGKQPSSFSPEEKIKFVSYLDEKGAFLIKGSVEYVASILGLSKFTVYSYLQKVRSSSNSNDD, from the coding sequence ATGTCTATTGATGAGAGAAAAGTAATTTTTGATAACTTAATAAATATAGCTGATTCTATCTGCGAGATGTTTGGGAAGAATTGCGAAGTAGCTGTTCACGATCTTAGGACCCCTGAAAGATCTCTTATACATATAGCAGGAGATATAACTCACAGGCAGACTGGGGCTCCTATAACTGACCTTGTATTGAAGGTATTAAAGAAAAGCAAGGATAAAGCAAAGGATATGGTAGGGTATAAAAGCGTTACGAAAGATGGAAGAATATTAAGATCCACTACAAGCTTTATAAGGGACAAAAAAGGCAAAATTATTGGAGCTTTTTGTGTAAATTTTGATGTGACTGAATTTATAGGTACCTATAATGTCTTTAAGGATCTTTTAGAGAAGGGTTCTGAATATGATAAGAACGAAACATTTGCAAAGAATTTAAATGAAACGATTGAAACGCTTACACAAGAAGCAATTTTGTTTTTTGGAAAGCAGCCATCTAGTTTTTCACCTGAAGAGAAAATAAAATTTGTTTCTTATCTTGATGAAAAGGGAGCATTTCTCATAAAGGGTTCAGTTGAATATGTGGCATCTATTCTTGGACTATCTAAGTTTACGGTTTATAGCTATTTACAAAAAGTTCGTAGCAGTTCTAATTCCAATGATGACTAA
- the tcuB gene encoding tricarballylate utilization 4Fe-4S protein TcuB, with protein MFDKNFEDARFSLNICNACRYCENICPVFKAIELRRTFSDNDIIYLANLCHDCRGCYYACQFAPPHTFDINIPKIFGTLRLETYKKHKSSSFLREIIEKPHFFSIAIFIVSFLFYTISSIIYTKKLRLIGLVEQNASFYSILPENFLIITMLIPFVISLTIYIKNFIDYCDYIGIKKGDFLKLFIHIRSLKSVILLEFLDGGGFGCNYPNEEYSLSRRIYHQFVLFGFKIMFISTLIAAFMSHILNTSPPYTFTSLPVVFGTIGGALLLLGLTGLLYLRTKMDRIPYNENTNAMDINFITILFLSVLTGFLVLLFRSTIFMPILLIIHLSIVITFFIMLPFSKLQHAVFRYVSIYKYFSEMNK; from the coding sequence ATGTTCGATAAAAATTTTGAGGATGCAAGATTTTCACTAAATATTTGCAACGCTTGTAGATATTGCGAAAACATTTGCCCTGTTTTCAAAGCAATAGAATTGAGAAGAACCTTTTCTGACAATGACATAATCTATCTGGCGAATCTTTGTCACGACTGTAGGGGATGCTACTACGCATGCCAATTCGCTCCACCCCATACTTTTGATATAAATATTCCAAAAATTTTTGGAACGCTCAGATTAGAAACCTATAAAAAACATAAAAGTTCAAGCTTCTTAAGAGAGATTATTGAAAAACCGCATTTTTTCAGTATTGCTATCTTTATAGTCTCGTTTCTTTTTTATACCATTTCGTCAATAATCTATACAAAGAAATTGAGATTAATAGGTCTCGTTGAACAAAACGCTTCATTTTATAGTATTTTACCTGAAAACTTTTTAATTATCACAATGCTTATTCCATTCGTCATATCATTAACCATCTACATAAAAAACTTTATTGACTATTGCGATTACATTGGTATAAAGAAAGGTGATTTCCTTAAACTCTTTATCCATATTAGATCATTAAAGAGCGTAATTTTATTAGAATTCCTTGATGGAGGAGGCTTTGGTTGCAATTATCCGAATGAAGAATACAGCCTTTCAAGAAGGATTTACCACCAATTTGTATTGTTTGGATTCAAAATAATGTTCATATCTACTTTAATAGCTGCATTTATGAGTCATATTTTAAACACTTCTCCACCATATACTTTTACCAGCTTGCCAGTAGTATTTGGCACTATTGGCGGAGCATTATTGCTTTTAGGACTAACTGGACTGCTATATTTAAGAACTAAAATGGACAGGATACCCTATAACGAAAATACAAATGCAATGGATATTAATTTTATAACGATATTATTTCTGTCCGTTCTAACTGGTTTTCTAGTTTTACTTTTCAGATCTACAATATTTATGCCTATTTTATTAATAATTCATTTAAGCATCGTCATAACCTTCTTTATAATGCTCCCCTTTAGCAAATTGCAGCATGCTGTCTTCAGGTATGTGTCAATATATAAGTATTTTTCTGAAATGAATAAATAA
- a CDS encoding ABC transporter ATP-binding protein/permease — translation MKQFNKEFLRDTWDIIKPYWQSEEKKIAWLLLIIIIFLNLFLVFINVLINLWYNEFYNALQELNAQAFWVAIIQFCILAFFYIVAAVYSLYLNQMLQIKWRKWLTDKFLKKWLDKKIYYHLQVFNNSTDNPDQRISEDLNLFVSQTLNLSLGLLNSVVTLASFVGILWAISGPLSFGIFGYEVVVPGYMVWAAIFYAIFGTWITAVIGKPLIDLNFKQQMYEANFRFSMVRIRENSESVALYGGEKREHKHLMTNFFDVFENYWKIMVRQKMLGWFTSGYNQIAIIFPILVASPRFFAREIQLGALMQIAQAFGQVQSSLSYIVNSYPSLANWHAVADRLRTFEHNISFIEELQQKNNRILIKESENLRVENLSILLPDNKTPLINQLNLSLNRSERLLIVGSSGIGKSTLIRTLAGLWPFGEGKIFLPPKDKLLFLPQKPYLPIGSLRDVLIYPNGDPDVSDDKIKDLLISLNLKHLINHISEVNMWSQILSLGEQQYLAFGRIFLQKPEWVFMDEATSALDEKSERMLYDKLKNELSNSAVISVGHRSSLLSYHEKKLIILGAGKWSLERISYINSEKSFIS, via the coding sequence ATGAAGCAATTTAACAAAGAGTTTCTTAGAGATACCTGGGATATAATTAAGCCATATTGGCAATCAGAAGAAAAGAAGATTGCGTGGCTTCTTTTAATAATAATAATCTTTTTAAATTTATTTTTAGTTTTCATAAACGTTCTTATAAATTTATGGTATAACGAATTTTATAATGCCCTTCAAGAACTGAACGCTCAAGCTTTCTGGGTAGCTATTATTCAATTTTGTATACTGGCTTTTTTTTATATTGTAGCTGCAGTATATTCTTTATATTTAAATCAAATGCTTCAGATCAAATGGAGAAAGTGGCTTACTGATAAATTTTTAAAAAAATGGCTGGATAAAAAGATTTATTATCATCTACAGGTTTTCAATAATTCTACCGATAATCCAGATCAACGTATTAGTGAAGATTTAAATTTGTTTGTTTCTCAAACGCTAAATTTATCTTTAGGACTACTTAATTCTGTTGTTACTCTTGCATCATTTGTTGGAATATTGTGGGCAATATCTGGGCCACTTTCTTTTGGAATTTTTGGATATGAAGTTGTTGTACCTGGTTATATGGTTTGGGCAGCTATTTTTTATGCTATTTTTGGTACTTGGATAACTGCTGTAATTGGGAAGCCTCTGATAGATTTGAACTTTAAACAACAAATGTACGAAGCGAATTTCAGATTCAGTATGGTTCGAATTCGTGAGAATAGCGAAAGCGTGGCACTTTATGGCGGGGAAAAAAGGGAACACAAACATCTTATGACGAACTTTTTTGACGTATTTGAAAACTACTGGAAAATAATGGTTAGGCAAAAGATGCTTGGTTGGTTTACTTCTGGATATAATCAAATAGCGATAATCTTTCCAATACTTGTAGCGTCTCCAAGATTTTTTGCTAGAGAGATTCAATTAGGTGCACTTATGCAGATTGCACAGGCATTTGGGCAGGTTCAGTCTTCCTTGTCTTATATAGTAAACAGTTATCCATCTCTTGCTAATTGGCATGCAGTTGCTGATAGGTTAAGGACATTTGAACATAATATTAGCTTTATTGAAGAACTCCAACAAAAAAATAATAGAATATTAATCAAAGAATCAGAAAATCTTAGGGTAGAAAATCTTTCTATACTTTTGCCTGACAACAAAACTCCATTAATAAATCAACTAAATTTATCATTAAATAGATCTGAACGGCTCCTTATAGTTGGTAGTTCTGGTATAGGAAAAAGTACGTTAATAAGAACTTTAGCTGGGTTGTGGCCATTTGGAGAAGGAAAAATTTTTCTTCCGCCAAAAGATAAGCTTCTTTTTCTGCCCCAAAAGCCGTATTTGCCTATAGGTTCTTTAAGGGATGTCTTGATATATCCAAATGGCGATCCAGATGTTAGTGATGATAAAATAAAGGATCTGCTTATAAGTTTAAATTTAAAACATTTGATAAATCATATATCAGAAGTTAATATGTGGTCGCAAATTCTTTCACTTGGTGAACAACAATATCTTGCATTCGGAAGGATTTTTTTGCAAAAACCCGAATGGGTTTTTATGGATGAAGCCACAAGCGCTCTTGATGAAAAATCTGAAAGGATGTTGTATGATAAGCTGAAAAATGAGTTGTCCAATAGCGCTGTGATTAGCGTGGGTCATAGGTCAAGTTTGCTATCATATCATGAAAAGAAATTAATAATTTTGGGCGCGGGCAAATGGAGTCTTGAAAGAATAAGTTATATAAATTCTGAAAAATCTTTTATAAGTTAA
- a CDS encoding diguanylate cyclase — MEFNLEDIYKKIQYNEIDLKRALNYFDIRKKDLDTLRNALDIIKDVPVEFFDQFYDHLLQFPEIANILNKDKDLIENLKLKQKFYFTNMLKANFDINYIKEKIKVGMVHYLLGVKEDYYIGAYSEYFYTLKKYVNQFLDRQHAIEFNHSLAKVILLDINLTIKFYFFIKEEQEIFLRNLSEKDPLTGIYNRRKFQEICEHSISESDRYKKELSFIFFDIDNFKMVNDTFGHNIGDVVLKEIANIVKREIRKSDYFARWGGEEFILILPETNINSALTVAEKIRKSIEVYEFPAVGRVTVSIGVASRKFSEDYSDLFKRLDDAVYRAKSLGKNTVVAN; from the coding sequence ATGGAATTTAATTTAGAAGATATTTATAAAAAAATTCAATATAACGAAATAGATTTAAAAAGGGCTTTAAATTATTTTGACATCCGAAAGAAAGATTTAGACACATTAAGAAATGCTTTAGACATAATAAAAGATGTACCTGTTGAATTTTTCGATCAGTTTTATGATCACCTGTTGCAGTTTCCTGAAATAGCCAATATTTTGAACAAGGATAAAGATTTAATAGAAAATTTAAAGCTAAAGCAGAAATTTTATTTTACTAATATGTTGAAAGCAAATTTTGACATAAACTACATAAAAGAGAAGATCAAAGTAGGTATGGTTCACTATTTGTTGGGGGTTAAAGAAGATTATTATATTGGTGCATATTCAGAATATTTTTACACACTTAAAAAGTATGTGAATCAATTTTTGGATAGACAGCATGCTATAGAGTTCAATCATTCTCTGGCAAAGGTTATACTATTAGATATAAATTTGACTATAAAATTTTATTTTTTTATAAAGGAAGAACAGGAAATATTCCTTAGGAACCTTTCCGAGAAAGATCCTTTAACTGGAATATACAACAGAAGGAAATTTCAAGAGATCTGTGAGCACAGTATTTCTGAGTCTGATAGGTATAAAAAAGAGCTTTCTTTTATATTTTTCGATATTGACAATTTTAAAATGGTAAACGACACATTTGGACATAACATAGGGGATGTGGTTCTAAAAGAGATTGCAAATATTGTTAAGCGTGAAATTAGAAAATCTGATTATTTTGCAAGATGGGGTGGAGAAGAATTCATATTAATTCTTCCTGAGACAAATATCAATAGTGCACTAACGGTTGCTGAGAAAATTAGAAAGTCAATTGAGGTTTATGAATTTCCTGCTGTAGGGCGTGTCACAGTTAGTATAGGCGTTGCAAGCCGCAAGTTTAGCGAGGACTATTCAGATCTTTTTAAAAGGCTTGACGATGCAGTATATAGGGCAAAATCTCTGGGAAAAAATACAGTTGTAGCTAATTAG
- a CDS encoding L-cysteine desulfidase family protein — protein MNKTDIILQILKDSVKPALGCTEPGAVAYAVSRAKEILDEDISKLTISVDKNILKNGMFVAIPGTKEKGISFAAALSLVCGKSQYGLEALKDVSDLDINKAKELLKNGFVNLELNKTIEGLYVKVEAQGKLHKSTVVIRNNHDNIVFESKDNIIIRSTLPDYESSSENSDFKKIKGFSISELLDFAKDVEIEKIEFINDGIEMNKKIAYSGLQEDVGVGIGKFVRSKADNVESLAVALTVSASEARMSGYPLPVMSSAGSGNHGLVAIIPIAIIGEKSGFNKEEVIRAVTLSHLLTSYVKSYTGVLSPLCGCGIAAGVGCSAGLTFLREKNNKKVEYSIKNVISGLSGMICDGAKIGCAYKLYLSSLSAIEASNMALNGIVIPSDNGILAESAQDSIKNLGRISAEGMKDTDNTILDIMMKKDTNQV, from the coding sequence ATGAACAAAACAGACATTATTTTACAGATTTTAAAAGATTCTGTTAAACCTGCATTGGGGTGTACAGAGCCTGGGGCAGTGGCATATGCTGTGTCGAGGGCAAAAGAGATACTTGATGAAGATATTTCTAAATTAACTATATCTGTAGACAAAAACATTTTAAAAAATGGTATGTTTGTAGCTATTCCTGGTACTAAAGAAAAGGGCATATCATTTGCTGCTGCTTTATCTTTGGTTTGCGGCAAATCTCAATATGGTTTAGAGGCTTTAAAAGATGTTAGCGATTTAGATATAAATAAAGCCAAAGAACTTTTAAAAAATGGTTTTGTTAATTTGGAACTTAATAAGACAATTGAAGGATTATATGTGAAGGTTGAAGCTCAAGGAAAATTACATAAATCAACAGTGGTTATAAGAAATAATCATGACAATATTGTTTTTGAAAGCAAGGATAATATTATTATTAGGTCAACTTTACCTGACTATGAAAGTTCTTCTGAAAACAGTGATTTTAAAAAGATAAAAGGTTTTTCTATATCTGAATTATTAGACTTTGCAAAGGATGTTGAAATAGAAAAAATTGAATTTATAAATGACGGGATAGAGATGAATAAGAAAATTGCATACTCCGGGCTTCAAGAGGATGTAGGAGTTGGTATAGGAAAATTCGTAAGATCGAAAGCTGATAATGTTGAATCTTTGGCTGTTGCTTTGACTGTATCGGCATCAGAAGCAAGAATGTCTGGATATCCTCTACCTGTTATGAGTAGCGCTGGTTCAGGAAACCATGGCCTGGTGGCAATAATACCTATAGCAATCATTGGAGAAAAAAGTGGATTTAATAAAGAGGAAGTTATCAGGGCTGTGACACTAAGTCATTTACTTACTTCTTATGTAAAATCTTATACAGGCGTTCTTTCTCCCTTATGTGGCTGCGGGATAGCTGCTGGTGTGGGATGTAGTGCAGGACTTACTTTTCTAAGAGAGAAAAATAATAAAAAGGTTGAGTACTCAATAAAAAATGTTATATCAGGCTTGTCAGGAATGATATGTGATGGTGCTAAAATTGGGTGTGCCTATAAGTTATATCTTTCTTCGTTGTCTGCTATTGAAGCTTCAAATATGGCATTAAACGGCATTGTGATACCTTCTGATAACGGAATTTTGGCAGAAAGTGCTCAAGATTCTATAAAAAATCTCGGTAGAATTTCTGCTGAAGGAATGAAAGACACTGACAACACAATACTAGATATAATGATGAAAAAAGATACTAATCAAGTTTAA
- a CDS encoding MFS transporter — MGENNLKLEEKNSKSSIAARLERLPMGSFHWNFLWMITAGEWFDTLILLGLGILVALIGIGFGYPSGKGPIILISYAFFGMLFGAIILGRLADIFGRRTMYFFNLLIFGIPLIVAAFLNDLNIILILIFIAGMGIGAEGVLMDTFISEVMPRKTRGKRLALAYTVVVTSAPIGALLATILEKNMPHDAWRVFLLFAGVGALVVWIARFKMIESPRWLVSKGKYTEADKILTKIENDIMKEKNLDSLPEPEIRAEAKEEKSRYSDLFKPGVVEKTIMMFIFMFFQSALFYGFTALVPLFLGSRGINLNQIFAFTFVVYSGFLIGSIFNIFVIDKIERKYGLIISIIAVGIFGVMFAFSGNIYLALFMGFLTTFSLWNMSNFYHQYNAEIFPTHIRASATGTSYALSRLSSAILPTFIGTVIYKEYGIGGAFLVLWFFIIILVLDLYFLGPKSTGRKLEEIK; from the coding sequence ATGGGGGAAAACAACTTGAAACTAGAAGAAAAAAATTCAAAATCAAGCATCGCTGCTAGACTTGAAAGACTTCCTATGGGCAGCTTTCACTGGAATTTTTTGTGGATGATAACTGCTGGAGAATGGTTTGATACACTCATTTTATTAGGTCTAGGCATTCTTGTAGCGTTGATTGGTATTGGTTTTGGTTATCCATCAGGAAAGGGTCCTATAATACTAATTTCTTATGCTTTTTTTGGTATGCTCTTTGGAGCTATTATACTAGGGAGGCTTGCTGATATTTTTGGTAGGAGAACAATGTATTTTTTTAACTTATTGATATTTGGTATTCCTTTAATTGTTGCTGCATTTCTCAACGATCTTAACATTATCTTAATATTGATATTTATTGCGGGAATGGGAATAGGTGCTGAAGGTGTCTTGATGGATACATTCATAAGCGAAGTTATGCCAAGAAAAACAAGAGGCAAAAGACTTGCTTTAGCTTATACTGTTGTTGTAACTTCTGCTCCTATTGGTGCTTTGCTTGCGACGATTTTAGAAAAAAATATGCCACATGATGCTTGGAGAGTATTTCTGTTGTTTGCAGGGGTTGGTGCCTTGGTAGTTTGGATTGCTAGATTTAAGATGATCGAATCTCCGAGGTGGCTGGTTAGTAAGGGTAAATATACAGAAGCTGATAAGATTTTGACAAAGATTGAAAACGATATCATGAAAGAGAAAAATTTAGATTCTTTGCCAGAACCAGAGATAAGAGCTGAAGCTAAAGAGGAAAAATCTAGATATTCTGACCTTTTTAAGCCTGGTGTAGTAGAAAAAACAATTATGATGTTTATTTTTATGTTTTTTCAATCTGCTCTTTTTTATGGTTTTACTGCATTAGTACCATTATTTTTGGGAAGTAGAGGGATAAACCTTAACCAGATATTTGCTTTTACTTTTGTAGTTTACTCAGGATTTTTAATTGGCAGTATTTTTAATATCTTTGTAATAGACAAGATTGAAAGAAAATATGGCTTAATCATATCTATTATTGCTGTAGGGATATTTGGAGTCATGTTTGCATTCTCAGGAAATATTTATTTAGCATTGTTTATGGGCTTTCTTACAACTTTCTCTCTTTGGAATATGTCGAATTTTTATCATCAATATAATGCAGAAATTTTTCCAACCCATATTAGGGCAAGTGCTACAGGAACCTCTTATGCGTTAAGCAGATTAAGCTCTGCAATTTTACCCACATTTATTGGAACGGTTATTTATAAAGAATATGGCATAGGTGGAGCTTTTTTAGTTTTATGGTTTTTTATAATAATTCTTGTTTTAGATCTATATTTCCTTGGGCCAAAGAGTACTGGTAGAAAACTAGAGGAAATTAAATAA